The following are encoded in a window of Flavobacterium cupriresistens genomic DNA:
- a CDS encoding alkaline phosphatase, with protein sequence MKKINTFFCLLFCLFLQAQEYSSSNIHSHNDYAGALPFYEAYANETGVIEADVFLVKNDLIVAHTSEEIKVGNSLRNLYLEPLLLKFKALGGKAYKSDKPLLLMIDIKSEAEATLKVIVEQLKMYPDLISNKNFKVVISGSRPAPSKWSEYPAFIYFDGRVNETYTAQELSRVEMISEDLKELTVWNGKGVLTQADSEKTQAVIKKVHDQHKKIRFWSTQDNVNTWMTLMNLHVDYIATDNTSALTQFIKNIKSTFYQNTEFYETYVPKNGAVFPKNKRPKNVILLIGDGMGLTQIYAGYTANKGRLNLFTIPTEGFSITKASDSYITDSAAGATAMASGHKTNNRFIGVDEKGQSLESITEKLAKKKYKTALISCGNITDATPAAFYAHQSDRSYSEAIAADFLSNPVDILIGGGTKEFRSRKDGKNLAEVLQKKGYTFSDQFSALDTIKNNRFVVLDDASVVSRKDGRGDFLAKSLAKATTTFSKTTNPFFIMAEGAQIDYGGHSNNVEYVVREMLDFDRLVGQAMEFVDKNPETLLIVTADHETGGLSLIDGSIEKGYVHGSFSTNDHTSVTVPVFAYGPGAQNFMGVYQNTEIYNKIMQLLETK encoded by the coding sequence ATGAAAAAAATAAACACCTTTTTTTGCCTTCTTTTCTGCCTTTTTTTGCAGGCACAAGAATACAGTTCGTCCAATATACATTCTCATAATGACTATGCCGGGGCGCTTCCTTTTTATGAGGCTTATGCTAATGAAACAGGGGTTATTGAAGCCGATGTTTTTTTAGTGAAAAATGATTTGATTGTGGCTCATACTTCGGAAGAAATTAAAGTTGGTAATTCGTTGCGTAACCTTTATTTGGAGCCTCTTTTATTGAAATTTAAAGCACTGGGCGGTAAAGCTTATAAAAGCGATAAACCGTTGCTTTTGATGATTGATATAAAGTCAGAGGCAGAAGCTACTTTGAAAGTAATTGTGGAACAGTTAAAAATGTATCCGGATTTAATTTCAAATAAAAATTTCAAAGTAGTTATTTCCGGAAGCAGACCGGCTCCTTCAAAATGGAGCGAGTATCCGGCGTTTATTTATTTCGACGGAAGAGTAAACGAAACCTATACAGCTCAGGAATTGTCGCGTGTAGAAATGATCAGTGAAGATTTGAAAGAACTTACCGTTTGGAACGGAAAAGGGGTTCTGACCCAAGCCGATTCTGAAAAAACACAAGCAGTAATCAAAAAAGTACACGATCAGCATAAAAAAATCAGATTTTGGTCTACGCAGGACAATGTAAATACCTGGATGACTTTAATGAACCTTCACGTCGATTACATTGCAACGGATAACACATCGGCTTTAACACAATTCATTAAAAATATCAAGTCAACTTTTTACCAGAATACCGAGTTTTATGAAACTTATGTCCCTAAAAATGGCGCTGTATTTCCTAAAAATAAACGTCCGAAGAATGTGATTCTTCTTATTGGTGACGGAATGGGACTAACGCAGATTTATGCTGGTTACACCGCCAACAAAGGAAGATTAAATTTGTTTACTATCCCTACCGAAGGATTTTCGATAACCAAAGCCTCCGACAGTTATATTACAGATTCGGCTGCCGGCGCAACGGCTATGGCTTCGGGTCATAAAACCAATAACCGTTTTATTGGAGTGGATGAAAAAGGACAATCTTTAGAATCGATAACAGAGAAATTGGCTAAGAAAAAATATAAAACGGCGCTCATTTCGTGTGGTAATATTACCGATGCGACACCAGCTGCTTTTTATGCGCATCAATCAGACCGAAGTTATAGTGAAGCAATCGCGGCAGATTTTTTATCCAATCCGGTTGATATCTTAATTGGGGGAGGAACAAAGGAGTTCAGATCCCGCAAAGACGGTAAAAATCTTGCTGAGGTTTTACAGAAAAAAGGCTATACTTTTTCGGATCAATTTAGTGCTTTAGATACCATCAAGAACAATCGTTTTGTGGTATTGGATGATGCTTCGGTGGTTTCCAGAAAAGACGGAAGAGGTGATTTTTTAGCGAAATCATTAGCTAAAGCTACAACCACTTTTTCTAAAACTACAAATCCGTTTTTTATAATGGCAGAGGGCGCACAGATTGATTATGGAGGTCACAGTAATAATGTGGAATATGTGGTGCGTGAAATGTTAGATTTTGATCGTTTGGTTGGACAGGCGATGGAGTTTGTAGACAAAAATCCGGAAACTCTGCTAATTGTAACCGCAGACCACGAGACCGGAGGACTTTCTTTGATTGACGGTAGTATAGAAAAAGGATATGTACACGGAAGTTTCAGTACAAACGATCACACCTCGGTAACCGTTCCTGTTTTTGCATACGGTCCCGGAGCTCAGAATTTTATGGGAGTGTATCAAAACACTGAGATTTACAATAAAATAATGCAATTACTGGAAACGAAATAA
- a CDS encoding FecR family protein, whose amino-acid sequence MDENKLEEELKKMWEETPVSHSDSEKETSWEQFQAKTFPSKERKLKPWMYYAAAAAILIFGFIGTRVFNTDNPLQVDNFVASTVIENPTSKVKSVFLPDSSVVELSPNSKIKYVSNFVSNRKIEVEGSAYFKVKKDKKHPFQVFCKETTTTVLGTSFSVNGSSDKEVVVELFEGSVQMNVKDQKENWILKPGEKFTYSNKIVAVTDFNRFVDFENEKLVVLSTYIETNYGYKMILPKEFDTQRITLRINKKENLKTIIQLISEMYNLNFEVNEEIKQITFQ is encoded by the coding sequence ATGGATGAAAATAAACTGGAAGAAGAATTAAAAAAAATGTGGGAGGAGACCCCTGTTTCGCATTCAGATAGTGAAAAAGAAACTTCTTGGGAGCAATTCCAAGCAAAAACCTTTCCTTCGAAAGAACGGAAATTGAAACCTTGGATGTATTATGCAGCGGCAGCGGCAATTTTAATTTTTGGCTTTATTGGAACCAGAGTTTTCAACACTGATAACCCATTACAAGTGGATAATTTTGTTGCTTCAACTGTCATTGAAAACCCAACTTCTAAGGTAAAAAGTGTATTCTTACCCGATAGTTCAGTGGTAGAATTAAGCCCGAATTCTAAGATCAAATACGTCAGTAATTTTGTTTCAAACAGAAAGATCGAGGTAGAAGGATCAGCCTATTTTAAAGTTAAAAAAGATAAAAAACATCCTTTTCAGGTTTTTTGCAAAGAGACCACTACAACTGTTCTAGGGACTTCCTTTTCAGTTAATGGATCTAGTGATAAAGAAGTAGTTGTCGAACTTTTTGAGGGAAGTGTTCAGATGAATGTAAAAGACCAAAAAGAAAACTGGATACTGAAACCCGGTGAAAAATTCACTTATAGCAATAAGATTGTGGCAGTGACCGATTTCAACCGCTTTGTGGATTTTGAAAATGAAAAACTAGTAGTACTCAGTACCTACATTGAGACCAACTATGGCTATAAAATGATACTCCCAAAAGAATTTGATACTCAAAGAATTACATTGAGAATCAATAAAAAGGAAAATTTAAAAACCATAATCCAATTAATCTCAGAAATGTATAACCTAAATTTTGAAGTAAATGAAGAAATAAAGCAGATTACTTTTCAATAG
- a CDS encoding calcineurin-like phosphoesterase C-terminal domain-containing protein: MNRIIFSLVVMLSFTVGFAQKNNKVSGIVFADTNQNAVLDKDEVVLSNVLVSNGKDVVETNSKGKYSITKIEGNTVFVIKPTGYISKKNKQNSVQFYVPFDEVKGIKNYNFPLIANAENKDVKVVLLGDTQVDVMDDIHHVGKLVTEELMDQKIDFIVPLGDLSFDNLTIFKPLSETLGLIGAPIFYTIGNHDLNFKETAFEDRDKSFESIFGPSYYAFEYGNQFFLVLNNIYPVNEKGYVGRLDETQKQFITNLIAAKKGAFNSIHLFMHIPLEEMEDQDWIIKSLAPFEEVLISAGHTHTQYHKYFERETGRKAIHELVAGAVCGSWWQGPHDQNQIPFALMYDGTPKGYWTVGINPDRYTYDYKVSGAPNTKQMDITVPNTNEWDTTLNALNDNYIYANVFAADDATKVYVNFDNGSWSEMVKYEGISPNIQKQYYLQSQGRYDSMKISNSPRPETVSTHLWRIAKPDNLPSGAHSVRIKAVGKEINLEAHGNAVLWVK; this comes from the coding sequence ATGAATAGAATAATTTTTAGCTTAGTTGTAATGCTGAGTTTTACAGTTGGTTTTGCACAAAAAAACAATAAAGTTTCAGGAATTGTATTTGCCGATACGAATCAAAATGCTGTTCTTGATAAAGATGAGGTAGTGCTGTCTAATGTTTTGGTTTCTAATGGTAAAGATGTTGTTGAGACCAATTCAAAAGGAAAATACAGCATTACAAAAATAGAAGGAAATACCGTTTTTGTAATTAAACCGACGGGGTATATTTCAAAGAAAAACAAACAGAACAGCGTGCAGTTTTATGTTCCGTTTGATGAAGTAAAAGGTATTAAAAATTACAATTTTCCCTTGATTGCAAATGCTGAAAATAAAGACGTAAAAGTGGTGTTGTTAGGAGATACTCAGGTTGATGTGATGGATGATATTCACCACGTAGGAAAGTTGGTTACTGAAGAATTAATGGATCAGAAAATTGATTTTATAGTACCGCTTGGAGATCTTTCTTTTGACAATCTGACTATTTTTAAACCATTGTCAGAAACCTTAGGGCTTATTGGAGCTCCCATTTTTTATACCATTGGCAATCACGATCTGAATTTTAAAGAAACCGCTTTTGAGGATCGGGATAAAAGTTTTGAAAGTATTTTTGGGCCGTCTTATTACGCATTCGAGTACGGAAATCAGTTCTTTTTAGTGCTGAATAATATTTATCCTGTAAACGAAAAAGGATATGTAGGACGTCTTGATGAGACGCAAAAACAATTCATAACCAATCTGATTGCAGCAAAAAAAGGCGCTTTTAATTCGATCCATTTGTTTATGCACATTCCGCTGGAAGAGATGGAAGATCAGGATTGGATTATAAAATCGTTGGCTCCTTTTGAAGAGGTACTGATTAGTGCCGGACATACCCATACCCAATATCATAAATATTTTGAAAGAGAGACCGGACGAAAGGCAATCCATGAGTTAGTTGCCGGTGCTGTATGCGGTTCCTGGTGGCAGGGTCCACATGATCAGAACCAGATTCCGTTTGCGTTGATGTACGACGGTACGCCAAAAGGCTATTGGACTGTTGGAATTAATCCGGATCGTTATACCTACGATTATAAAGTTTCCGGAGCACCCAATACAAAACAAATGGACATCACCGTTCCAAATACTAACGAATGGGATACTACGCTCAATGCTCTGAATGACAATTACATTTACGCCAATGTATTTGCTGCAGATGACGCGACAAAGGTGTATGTAAATTTCGATAACGGAAGTTGGAGTGAAATGGTAAAATATGAAGGTATTTCGCCCAATATTCAAAAACAATACTATCTGCAAAGTCAAGGGAGATATGACAGCATGAAAATATCAAATTCCCCAAGGCCGGAAACAGTCAGTACACATTTGTGGAGGATTGCAAAGCCAGACAATCTACCGTCCGGCGCTCATAGTGTCCGAATAAAAGCAGTAGGAAAAGAGATTAATCTGGAAGCACATGGTAATGCGGTATTGTGGGTAAAGTAA
- a CDS encoding SusC/RagA family TonB-linked outer membrane protein, giving the protein MNEKQLRYVAKCQSIKKGLQTQLILFTALFFIGLTAKAVNVERDKRITLKVENESIKNILQKIENQVDVHFMYEANQINTNQKASLKLNNVTLEYALDKICSSFLLKYEIINNNIVIKKNQKVSDAGQSKITISGTVFGGDDGMPLPGVEIKDKGSSAATVTDYDGTFTLEIHSAEALLVFSYVGYITQEIKVTESRKNLNIKLAADVKQLQEVVVMGYGSVKKKEVLGAVGSVSMKETASRTYNTAAELLQGTVSGVTVINNGGDPTGEPTINIRGIGSLNAETPLIVLDGIIYSGSLNTINPNDIASISVLKDAASAAIYGARASGGVILITSKKGTSEKINVNVNYQGGFQNVAKKLKVLNAAEYADAMNTARDNAGLPRIPAFDPAFEPTARMTKTDWMDEIFQIGEIQDLSISVNGKTEKSNFFLSGSYRKNEGILLNTFARRYTARANSSFKLAPNFTIGENLTYSLTDGQSANTSSAYTGAILGAILYPPNATVYREDGSGSFGGVPEKYIGSYGDVINPVAYLKRLDNNNPVSTVLINPYAEWEIVKGLRFKSNWGYTRIQSDYKDFTVKITEPGKVFDFNRLTQTTSTTTDLLSEQTLSYDKTFGKHSFKALAGYTYQQTKRNFYSVQGTGFDNEDPSQRYLLNAKLVQQLGAGMSEEIISSYVGRLNYDFSQKYLFSGIVRRDGTSKLTSANRWRVYPSVSAGWLISEEDFMKNISSTVNSLKLRASWGQIGNLGNLGPYQFSVPLNQTSALIGSTPVINYGYSENELSNPALKWESSEQTNLGLDFTLFNNSLTGSLDVYKKTNKDMLVRDQLPGVSGTPLGRIVNSGDVENKGLELSLTYQKTRGDFKFDVTANAAFLDNRIVSIKDGLTSLEPLNLSRVRSLPLANIYQVGSPVGAFYGYKTDGLFQSNAEAKAYVNSSGAVYQPNAVAGDMKFRDVNGDGVINNNDRVVLGNPFPKTTFSLNSNFRYKGFDMNIFLSGAAGNSVFNAVKYTGLNGSFPGYNLLAESKDAWSPQNTGSNIPVLSATDNNNNFGRISDFYIEDASYLRLKNVAIGYTIKEAWLNGKANLRFFISAQNLFTITKYSGMDPEVGLSNFGLDLGKYPLSRIYMTGINATF; this is encoded by the coding sequence ATGAATGAAAAACAACTGCGGTATGTCGCAAAGTGTCAAAGCATTAAAAAAGGTCTTCAGACCCAATTGATTCTGTTCACTGCTTTATTTTTTATCGGATTAACGGCAAAGGCCGTAAATGTTGAGAGGGACAAAAGAATAACTTTAAAAGTAGAAAATGAAAGTATAAAAAATATTCTTCAAAAAATTGAAAATCAGGTGGACGTGCATTTTATGTATGAAGCCAATCAGATCAATACCAATCAAAAAGCAAGTTTAAAACTAAACAATGTCACGCTGGAATATGCGTTGGATAAAATTTGCAGCAGTTTTTTGCTGAAGTATGAAATAATCAACAACAATATTGTGATTAAGAAAAATCAGAAAGTAAGCGATGCGGGACAGAGTAAAATCACGATATCGGGAACCGTTTTTGGCGGTGATGACGGAATGCCGTTACCGGGAGTAGAGATTAAAGATAAAGGTTCGAGTGCAGCCACCGTAACTGATTATGACGGAACTTTTACACTGGAAATTCATTCGGCTGAGGCGCTGTTGGTTTTTTCTTATGTAGGGTATATTACGCAGGAAATTAAGGTTACTGAAAGCCGAAAAAATCTAAATATCAAATTAGCTGCCGATGTAAAACAACTGCAGGAAGTAGTAGTAATGGGATATGGAAGTGTAAAAAAGAAAGAAGTTCTGGGAGCTGTGGGATCTGTTTCAATGAAAGAAACCGCAAGCAGAACCTATAATACTGCTGCCGAATTATTACAAGGAACTGTTTCGGGTGTTACGGTTATTAATAATGGAGGTGATCCAACAGGAGAACCTACAATCAATATTCGTGGGATTGGTTCTTTAAATGCCGAAACTCCACTGATTGTATTAGACGGAATTATTTACAGTGGTTCATTAAATACCATTAACCCTAATGATATTGCTTCGATCAGTGTTTTAAAAGATGCGGCTTCGGCGGCTATTTATGGAGCGAGAGCTTCGGGAGGTGTGATTTTAATTACTTCTAAAAAGGGTACTTCTGAAAAAATTAATGTCAATGTAAATTATCAGGGAGGCTTTCAGAATGTAGCGAAAAAATTGAAAGTATTAAACGCCGCAGAATATGCAGACGCCATGAATACGGCTAGAGATAATGCTGGACTACCAAGAATACCTGCTTTTGATCCCGCATTTGAACCTACCGCCAGAATGACCAAAACCGATTGGATGGATGAAATTTTTCAGATTGGTGAAATTCAGGATTTATCTATTTCAGTAAACGGAAAAACAGAAAAATCTAATTTCTTTCTTTCGGGAAGTTACCGAAAAAACGAAGGAATATTGTTGAACACCTTTGCAAGACGTTATACAGCCCGCGCCAATTCTTCTTTTAAACTGGCACCCAATTTTACAATAGGAGAGAATCTGACGTATTCGTTAACAGATGGTCAGAGTGCCAATACTTCAAGTGCTTACACAGGAGCAATTTTAGGAGCGATTTTGTATCCGCCAAATGCAACGGTTTATAGAGAAGACGGTTCCGGTTCTTTTGGTGGAGTACCTGAAAAATACATCGGATCGTATGGAGATGTTATTAATCCGGTGGCTTATTTGAAAAGGCTGGACAACAACAATCCTGTTTCTACTGTTCTGATCAATCCTTATGCGGAATGGGAAATTGTAAAAGGTTTAAGATTTAAATCAAATTGGGGGTATACCAGAATTCAAAGTGATTATAAAGATTTTACCGTAAAGATTACAGAACCGGGGAAAGTATTTGATTTTAACAGATTAACTCAAACCACTTCTACGACAACTGATTTATTGAGCGAACAAACCCTTTCGTACGATAAAACATTTGGGAAACACAGTTTTAAAGCTTTGGCAGGATACACTTATCAACAAACCAAAAGGAATTTTTACAGTGTACAAGGTACCGGTTTTGATAACGAAGATCCATCACAACGTTATTTGCTTAATGCCAAATTAGTACAGCAGTTAGGAGCAGGAATGTCTGAAGAAATCATCTCTTCTTATGTCGGAAGGTTAAATTATGATTTCAGTCAAAAATACCTGTTCTCGGGAATTGTGCGTCGTGACGGAACTTCAAAATTGACTTCTGCAAACCGCTGGAGAGTTTATCCTTCAGTATCTGCAGGTTGGTTAATTTCTGAAGAAGATTTTATGAAAAACATTAGTTCAACCGTAAACAGTTTAAAACTTCGTGCGAGTTGGGGACAGATTGGAAATTTAGGAAACTTAGGACCTTATCAGTTTAGTGTACCGTTAAATCAGACTTCTGCTTTAATTGGATCGACTCCGGTGATTAATTACGGTTATTCGGAAAACGAATTGTCAAATCCGGCTTTAAAATGGGAAAGCTCAGAGCAAACCAACTTAGGTTTAGACTTCACTCTTTTCAACAACAGTCTTACAGGATCGTTAGACGTTTATAAAAAAACAAACAAAGACATGCTCGTTCGTGACCAGTTACCGGGAGTATCGGGAACACCATTAGGGCGAATTGTAAACTCGGGTGATGTAGAGAACAAAGGACTTGAATTAAGTCTTACCTATCAAAAAACAAGAGGTGATTTTAAATTTGATGTGACGGCGAATGCTGCTTTCTTAGACAACAGAATTGTTTCGATCAAAGACGGTTTAACCTCTCTTGAACCACTTAATTTGAGCAGAGTTCGTAGTTTGCCTTTAGCCAATATTTATCAGGTAGGAAGTCCGGTTGGTGCCTTTTACGGGTATAAAACAGACGGATTATTCCAAAGTAATGCAGAAGCAAAAGCCTATGTAAATTCAAGTGGTGCTGTATATCAACCAAATGCAGTTGCCGGAGATATGAAATTTAGAGATGTAAATGGAGACGGTGTGATTAATAATAACGACAGGGTAGTGCTAGGGAATCCGTTTCCAAAAACGACATTCAGTTTAAATTCCAATTTCAGATACAAAGGATTTGATATGAATATCTTTTTAAGCGGTGCGGCAGGTAACAGCGTTTTTAATGCGGTAAAATATACCGGTTTAAACGGTTCTTTTCCTGGATATAATTTATTGGCAGAGTCAAAAGATGCCTGGTCACCGCAGAATACAGGATCAAATATTCCGGTACTTTCGGCAACAGACAATAACAATAACTTCGGACGAATTTCTGATTTTTATATTGAAGATGCTTCTTACCTGAGATTAAAAAATGTGGCGATTGGATATACAATTAAAGAAGCTTGGTTAAACGGAAAAGCAAACTTAAGGTTCTTTATTTCGGCTCAGAATCTCTTTACGATTACCAAATATTCAGGAATGGATCCCGAGGTAGGTCTTTCTAATTTCGGACTGGATTTAGGGAAATACCCGCTGTCCAGAATTTATATGACGGGTATAAACGCTACTTTTTAA
- a CDS encoding RagB/SusD family nutrient uptake outer membrane protein, with amino-acid sequence MKKISILLLSFTMLLGTTACESELDLIPQGAPSSGNFWKTPADAKAGVNAIYALYSDDNMYGRGFFWLNNASDDIGTKPRQNAERIKNFIVDGSESDTKDIWRLHYEVMKRCNDVLRNIPNIPLEEKTKKMMLGEAYFNHAVMHLELAYHYGDDRAGIPIQDRNDPTNVYVPRAKNVAENYAYIAADLVKAADLLPYFSELTADNYGRAHKTAAWAYLVRTYLYAKDWDNAIKYANMVVNSGKHALLPNFEDVFKIKNNWSSEYIWSVTSSADNTSLGSIFPGVCLEDKGWGAYNGWGNFYPTKELFDAYDPADKRRSATILQKGDSFMYFGQLVTFNEGKYVVSSSNRTGYQFKKYMEPFGYAKTTSGGIDIRYVNANGDKPSTALNVPLLRYADVILMLAEAKLKKGQSADTEINLIRNRAGLTSISGATLTDLKRERRCELAGEWTDRHFDLVRWGDAEATYAKPLHHYNGTVIYPARNFNPAIHHVWPIPPDEIAVSKGALSQNKGW; translated from the coding sequence ATGAAAAAGATAAGTATTTTATTGTTGAGTTTTACAATGCTGCTTGGAACGACAGCTTGTGAAAGTGAACTTGATCTGATACCACAGGGAGCCCCTTCGAGCGGAAATTTCTGGAAAACACCCGCAGATGCCAAGGCCGGAGTAAATGCTATTTATGCCTTGTATTCGGATGATAATATGTACGGACGTGGGTTTTTCTGGCTCAACAATGCCAGTGATGATATCGGAACCAAACCAAGGCAAAATGCAGAACGTATCAAAAACTTTATTGTTGACGGATCAGAATCCGACACAAAAGACATTTGGAGATTGCATTATGAAGTGATGAAACGTTGTAACGATGTACTGCGTAATATTCCAAACATTCCATTAGAAGAGAAAACAAAAAAAATGATGTTGGGAGAAGCCTATTTTAATCATGCCGTTATGCATTTAGAATTGGCGTATCATTATGGCGATGATCGTGCAGGAATCCCCATTCAGGACAGAAACGATCCTACGAATGTTTATGTACCAAGAGCAAAAAATGTAGCGGAGAATTACGCCTATATTGCTGCTGATCTGGTTAAAGCGGCTGACTTATTGCCTTATTTCAGTGAACTTACGGCAGACAATTACGGCCGTGCACACAAAACGGCTGCGTGGGCGTATTTGGTTCGTACCTATTTGTATGCCAAAGACTGGGACAATGCTATTAAGTACGCAAATATGGTTGTTAACAGTGGAAAACATGCTTTGCTTCCTAATTTTGAAGATGTATTTAAAATCAAAAACAACTGGTCATCAGAATACATTTGGTCTGTTACTTCAAGTGCCGATAATACTTCACTTGGGTCGATCTTTCCGGGTGTTTGTCTCGAAGATAAAGGTTGGGGCGCTTATAATGGCTGGGGGAATTTTTATCCAACCAAAGAATTATTTGATGCGTATGATCCTGCCGATAAACGTCGTAGTGCGACTATTCTACAAAAAGGAGATTCGTTTATGTACTTTGGTCAATTGGTTACTTTTAATGAAGGAAAATATGTAGTGAGTTCAAGTAACAGAACAGGCTATCAGTTTAAAAAGTATATGGAGCCGTTTGGTTATGCAAAAACCACTTCGGGAGGAATTGATATTCGTTATGTAAACGCAAATGGAGACAAACCTTCAACTGCATTAAATGTACCACTATTGCGTTATGCCGATGTGATTCTGATGTTGGCCGAAGCAAAATTAAAGAAAGGACAAAGTGCAGATACCGAAATAAATTTGATTCGCAATCGTGCAGGACTAACCTCTATTTCGGGAGCAACATTAACCGATTTAAAAAGAGAAAGACGTTGCGAATTAGCTGGAGAATGGACAGATCGCCATTTTGACCTTGTTCGTTGGGGTGATGCCGAAGCAACCTATGCCAAACCGTTACACCATTATAACGGAACGGTAATTTATCCTGCTCGTAATTTCAATCCTGCCATTCACCACGTATGGCCAATACCACCGGATGAGATTGCAGTAAGTAAAGGAGCTTTGTCTCAAAACAAAGGTTGGTAA
- a CDS encoding RNA polymerase sigma factor encodes MDNKKFIVSLKKGNEASFKEVYLTYYDRLVSIAKRFDFKLLTPEDFVQETFLRLYDKRELLHEDVLLDKQLFTICKNIILNHVNRENKIVQLNPLKVEIAEEVTDTGDFEEKKEKLYNFINQLPEQQQKIFTLHKLENLSYKEIAALTDLSEKTIANHIYLASKFIRKKIENH; translated from the coding sequence ATGGACAATAAGAAGTTTATAGTAAGTTTGAAAAAAGGCAATGAAGCATCCTTCAAAGAGGTTTATCTTACTTATTATGATCGATTGGTAAGTATCGCTAAAAGATTCGACTTTAAACTTCTAACTCCTGAAGACTTTGTTCAGGAAACTTTTCTAAGACTGTACGATAAGCGGGAATTACTTCACGAAGATGTTTTGTTGGACAAACAATTGTTTACGATCTGCAAAAATATCATCCTCAATCATGTGAACAGAGAAAATAAAATAGTTCAACTTAATCCTTTAAAAGTTGAAATTGCAGAAGAGGTTACGGATACAGGAGATTTTGAAGAAAAAAAAGAAAAATTATACAATTTCATAAATCAGCTTCCTGAACAGCAACAAAAAATATTCACTTTACACAAACTGGAAAATCTTAGCTATAAAGAAATTGCAGCACTTACGGATCTTTCTGAGAAGACCATTGCCAATCATATTTATCTTGCCAGTAAATTTATTAGAAAAAAAATCGAAAACCATTAG
- a CDS encoding FecR family protein, whose translation MPEKLHQDIKTFLEGKSSLKGKEMWDNWYNNPGEIFEHEVVIQSDISKLKREIKAIKKSNEVISLNTKNWIMAASVVLLAGLSCFFYLSTETSILKEYATKPGEHTKITLSDGTQIWLNAGSLLKYPAEFEGDTREVSLTGEAFFDVAKDKKHPFIIHTNKMDTKVLGTSFNVQAYPDQTTQEVSVLTGRVNVKSTVTEENVYVTPGQKVVFKSKNSSLHAFSNIPVNSISLWRKNIIVFEDTPLPEVITTINRNYNIAVSVENKDLNNLKISAYFKELPPDQVIRLVCTIINAKYKLESGVYRIE comes from the coding sequence ATGCCTGAGAAATTACATCAAGATATTAAAACTTTTTTAGAAGGTAAATCTTCTTTAAAAGGGAAAGAAATGTGGGACAACTGGTACAACAATCCCGGAGAAATATTCGAACACGAGGTGGTTATACAATCGGATATTTCAAAACTAAAAAGAGAAATCAAAGCCATCAAAAAATCAAATGAAGTCATTTCGTTAAACACCAAAAATTGGATCATGGCGGCTTCTGTAGTGCTTTTAGCGGGTTTGTCCTGTTTTTTCTATCTGTCTACAGAAACAAGTATCCTTAAAGAATATGCTACAAAACCCGGAGAACATACCAAAATAACTTTGAGCGACGGAACACAGATCTGGCTTAATGCGGGAAGCCTTTTAAAATATCCTGCTGAATTTGAAGGAGATACCCGTGAAGTTTCTTTAACAGGAGAAGCTTTTTTTGATGTGGCAAAAGATAAAAAACACCCTTTTATCATTCACACCAATAAAATGGATACTAAAGTGTTAGGTACCAGTTTTAATGTACAGGCCTATCCCGATCAAACGACACAGGAGGTTTCTGTACTAACAGGAAGAGTAAATGTAAAATCGACTGTTACGGAAGAGAACGTTTATGTAACACCAGGTCAAAAAGTGGTTTTTAAATCAAAAAACAGCAGTCTGCATGCTTTTAGTAACATTCCGGTGAACTCCATTTCGCTATGGCGAAAAAATATTATTGTTTTTGAAGACACCCCATTACCGGAAGTAATTACAACAATCAACCGCAATTATAATATCGCTGTATCGGTCGAAAATAAGGATCTGAACAACCTCAAAATAAGTGCCTACTTTAAAGAATTACCGCCTGATCAAGTGATCCGATTGGTGTGTACTATTATTAATGCCAAGTATAAACTCGAGTCCGGAGTGTACCGGATTGAATAA